The genome window GTTCGGTGACAGGGGCACATTCTGCTTTCTCAGCGAATGATGATAATGATGTACCTTTTGAAATGTCTTTTGAAAAAGAGGAACCTCTACTAGATCTGCCTTATGGTCCCATGAATGCATCGGAGGAAAGAGATCTTGAAACAGCAAAGaaagatgctgaatgggtgggaaATGAAGGCTTGGAATCTGAAACTGCATCAGTGCTAGAACAAGCATTTGAGACCTTCACAAGCAGTCAAGCTTTTGAGTATGGGGCGGGGAAAAGTTACAACAAGCCAATAGAGTTCAACCAAGAGGACAATATGTCATATGAATCCACTCAAGCCTCCCACGGTTCAGAAGAGGCATTTCGCCATGTTAAAAGACTGGAGGAAGATGTTATTCATCCCCCAAAAGAGGATGAAAATGATATGTCTAACAAACATGAGGAGCAATTGGAAGATGAATTGCACCCCTATGGGTATGGTAAGGAGGATCGTGAAAGATTGGGAGGATTCATTAAGGAAAATGATATGACAGAAAGAATCGATAAGTTCAACCAAGAGGAGATGATCTCATATGAATCTGCTCAAGCTTCTCACTGGTCAGAAGAGGTATTTCACCATGTTGAAAGAGTGGAGGAAGGTGACATACATTTCACAAAAGTGGATGATGAAAATGATATGTCTAACAAACGTGAGGAACAACATGCACTGAACCCCAATGGGGAGGTAAAGGATGCATGGGATAGAGTGGGAGGGTACAATGAAGAGAATGGAATTGGAGAAAGAATGTATGATTGGAAAGAAGCAAAGTATCatgtgaaagaggaagagatgTGGAATAACAGAGAAACCAAACCCAATCGGTCTGATCAAGAGTATATACCTTCAAATGAAGAGAAACTAAAGCAATTCGAGCAAGAGCAAATACCTTCAGGCGGAGAGAAACTGAATCAATCTGAGCAAAGGTATATCAATTCAAATGGAGAGAAACTGAATCAATCTGAGCAAAGGTATATCAATTCAAATGGAGAGAAACTGAATCAATCTGAGCAAGAGCAAATACCTTCAGGCGGAGAGAAACTGAATCAATCTGAGCAAAGGTATATCAATTCAAACGGAGAGAAACTGAATCAATCTGAGCAAGAGCATATACCTTCAGGCGGAGAGAAACTGAATCAATCTGAGCAAGAGCAAATACCTTCAGGCGGAGAGAAACTGAATCAATCTGAGCAAGAGCATATACCTTCAGGCGGAGAGAAACTGAATCAATCTGAGCAAGAGCAAATACCTTCAGGCGGAGAGAAACTGAATCAATCTGAGCAAGAGCAAATACCTTCAGGCGGAGAGAAACTGAATCAATCTGAGCAAGAGCAAATACCTTCAGGCGGAGAGAAACTGAATCAATCTGAGCAAGAGCAAATACCTTCAGGCGGACAGAAACTGAATCAATCTGAGCAAGAGCATATACCTTCAGGCGGAGAGAAACTGAATCAATCTGAGCAAGAGCAAATACCTTCAGGCGGAGAGAAACTGAATCAATCTGAGCAAGAGCAAATACCTTCAGGCGGAGAGAAACTGAATCAATCTGAGCAAGAGCATATACCTTCAGGCGGAGAGAAACTGAATCAATCTGAGCAAGAGCAAATACCTTCAGGAGGAGAGAAACTGAATCAATCTGAGCAAGAGCAAATACCTTCAGGCGGAGAGAAACTGAATCAATCTGAGCAAGAGCATATACCTTCAGGCGGAGAGAAACTGAATCAATCTGAGCAAGAGCAAATACCTTCATGCGGAGAGAAACTGAATCAATCTGAGCAAAGGTATATCAATTCAAACGGAGAGAAACTGAATCAATCTGAGCAAGAGCATATACCTTCAGGCGGAGAGAAACTGAATCAATCTGAGCAAGAGCATATACCTTCAGGCGGAGAGAAACTGAATCAATCTGAGCAAGAGCAAATACCTTCAGGAGGAGAGAAACTGAATCAATCTGAGCAAGAGCATATACCTTCAGGCGGAGAGAAACTGAATCAATCTGAGCAAGAGCAAATACCTTCAGGAGGAGAGAAACTGAATCAATCTGAGCAAGAGCAAATACCTTCAGGAGGAGAGAAACTGAATCAATCTGAGCAAGAGCAAATACCTTCAGGAGGAGAGAAACTGAACATATCCGACAATGACAAAGAGGATCATGATGAGGCAAACTACTGTCAAAATAATTCTGTTTCATGTAGGGCTGAGCTAGAAGGCGACAGCTATGCTCAGGACAACACACTAGCCGACACACACCCCTTGATCCGTTACAAGAGTGACGAGACTGATGTCAACACTCAGGCTTCACACATGGGCGAGAGTGACTCCAGTGATGGTGAAGAGGACAGGGAGGTTTGccagacaggaacagacaccTGGGGCGAAGGCAAGTCCAAACAGTTTGACACCATGGAGGATCTGTGTGAAGAGTCAGAAGGGGATGTCATAGATCAGGAACGTAACATGGGCTCCACTCACCAAGAGGACATGGATGCTAGCCAAACAAAGGAGCATGCTACACAGGAGAACGATGAGGAGAATGCTGTAGATCAGTTGATTCAGGAGGCGGAAGAGGAGCAATCCTATGAGGAACTTACAGAACCTGGAGAGTACTCCATGGTGTGCTCTGATGAGGACTATAATGAAGAAAGAATTGATAGATTGGTGGAGCAAGAGCTTGAGAACTTATCTATATCCAGTTACAGTGAACACTTTACTGGGCAGATGATTGAGAGTGAGTCAGTACTGAGTCTTCAAATTGAGTCTCACACTGAACTTAACCAGACACAAGACATATTATAcagtgaggaggtagagcagatACACTCAGAGAGACTGAATCAATCTGAACAAGAGTATATACCCTCAGGCGGAGAGAAACGGAATCTAAATGCACAAGAACACATACCCTCAGATGGAGAGAATCTGAATCAATCTGAACAAGAGTATATACCCTCAGGCGGAGAGAAACTGAATCTATATGTGCAAGAAAACATACCCTCAGATGGAGAGAAACTGAATCAATCTGAGCCAGAGTATATAATTTCAGGCGGAGAGAAACTGAATCAATCCGAGACAGAGGATATAACTTCAGGCGGAGAGACACTGGATATATGTGAGCAAGAACATATAtcctcagacagagagaaaatgaaTCAATCCGAGCAAGAAAATATACCTTTAGGCGGAGAGACACTGGATATATGTGAGCAAGAACATATAtcctcagacagagagaaaatgaaTCAATCTGAACAAGAGGATATAACTTCAGGCGGAGAGACACTGGATATATGTGAGCAAGAACATATAtcctcagacagagagaaaatgaaTCAATCTGAACAAGAGGATATAACAGGCGGAGAAAATATACccctcagacagagagaaaatgaaTCAATCCGAGCAAGAAAATATACCTTTAGGCGGAGAAAAACTGAATCAATCCGAGCCAGAGTATATAATTTCAGGcggagagaaactgagtcaatcTGAACAAGAGAATATACCTTCAGGTGGAGAGAAAATGAATCAATCCGATCCCGAGTATATACCTTCATGTGCAGAGAAACTAAATCAGTCTGAGCAAGAGTGTATACCTTCAGGTGCAGAGAAACTGAATCAGTCTGAGCAAGAGTGTATACCTTCAGGTGCAGAGAAACAGAATCAGTCTGAGCAAGAGTGTATACCTCCAGGTGCAGAGAAACAGAATCAGTCTGAGCAAGAGCGTATACCTTCAGGTGGAGAGAAACTGAATCAGTCTGAGCAAGAGCGTATACCTTCAGGTGGAGAGAAACTGAATCAGTCTGAGCAAGAGTGTATACCTCCAGGTGCAGAGAAACTGAATCAGTCTGAGCAAGAGCGTATACCTTCAGGTGGAGAGAAACTGAATCAGTCTGAGCAAGAGTGTATACCTTCAGGTGGAGAGAAACTGAATCAGTCTGAGCAAGAGCGTATACCTTCAGGTGGAGAGAAACTGAATCAGTCTGAGCAAGAGCGTATACCTCCAGGTGCAGAGAAACAGAATCAGTCTGAGCAAGAGTGTATTTCCTCAGAGGTTATGTATTCGGTGCACTCTAGGATTCTAATGACACCTGAACACACATCTGTTAGAGAAGGTTCAGTAGAAATATCCAAAGCAGAATATTTGGCTCAAGGTAAGGTATTCAGTGGGGGACTGGGAACTGAAGCTGTACCAGACAAAATAGAAGGACAGGATGACCAGAACCTTTATATGTCGACTCATGCAGACTTCACTGAAAGCCATTCTATCTACAGCAGTTTAAACAGCAGGCCTGAGAGTCAAACTGACATGAACAACTTGGATATAGAAGAGTCCAACAGCACAGATGATGAGTCGCCAAATGCAAGCCAGTATTTGCAACCTGTCACCAAAGCAAATCTAACTGCAGATCAGGAAGACTTGTTAGATGTGGCAGTCTCTCACTATGAGGATTGCAATACTCTTATTAAACATTCTGCAGAAGAGGTCACTAGCTATCAGGCAAGTAATGAATGTCTTCAGACAGATGAATGGGAAGTCTTAGAAAGTCCAAACAAACACCTGGAATCTGGAGATCCTTTTGCAGGTCACAAGAGAGACTCCGAGAGATCATCCAAAACTGACAGCGAAGGCCGGGACCTCCACAGCTTCCTCAGCTCTGGTGTACAAAACAACTTCTGGGGTTCCAATCTGGAGACAGGAGCCCCCTATCAACCGGATGAGCCATATGACCATGTGACCGATCTACCCAATCAGAACCTAGCCTTGGCTAACAACCTATCTTGGGTGGATTTGGAGAATCCACAGGCAACTAATTGGAACACAAAGATGGACAGTGACACACCTAAAGCTTCCACCCTTGAAGAAGAGGACAAACAGATGCCCTCACAGGTGAAGCAGCTTGTTTGTAAAGATGTGGTAGAGGGTGTGAATGTTACTTCTGAAGGTTCTGAAGATGGAGACTCCTGGTCATCTGGGGAAGAATAGGAACAATTTCAGCATGGTTTCTATAAAGGAGTAAAGTATAAGTAACAAGTGTTACTGAGAGTGTAAAACTATTTACATTTTACAGGCTTTGAATTTGAGCATTGATTCACATAGGTCCTCACAGTGGAAAGTAAATGAAACGATAATTTCATCCAAACATGAATGTACTATGTCACAGAATGTCATGACAATTCAGTGCTCTCCGGGATCCTTCGGATGTCCCTGCCCTAAACCCTAACTATCACCATAATCCTTACCTACACCATTtcaaatgtcaacttcaatggggtagggacgtcccaaggatgcGAGATAGCACAGACCGTCAAATATTTATGCTGTTTTCAAAAACCAAAAAGTTGTGCTTTGGTGCACACCCTGCTGGCACTAACCACCAGTGTACCTACTCCATTTCAAGACATTGAGGGCCATTTTTTGTAAGTTTTACAAATTGATGTTTGAATAGAATTTGTTTATTTTGCCTCCCCCCTTTGAAGAACAAATTAAAAACCAAAGAAAGGACATTTGAAAGTCAAAGCATTCCAAACTGCCATTAATTGATAGTTGATTTGATTGCACTGATTGAAGGAAATCAATCAGAGCAAAAGTCAGAACCAAGGTATTTCACTGCACAAGACCTGGGAGCTTGTTTTCTCTAGCagcaacattttttaaaaacatctTAAGTCCATTTGATAAGGACTCCAGctgtgccttcagaaggtattcataccccCTTGACTTACTCCATTGAATAGTGCTATTTATGATTGTCATTTGATATTTCAACTCACACACTACaagcagcaaatcaaatcaaattgtattagtcacatgcgctgaatacaacaggtgtagaccctacagtgaaatgcttacttacgagcccctaacgaCAGTGCCTGTTTAAAacaatacagataagaataagagataaaagtaacaagtaattaaagaagagcagtaaaaaataacaatatatacagaggagtgccggtacagagtcaatgtgcaggggcaccggttagttgaggtagtatgtacatgtaggtagagttattaaagtgattatgcatagatgacaacagagagtggcagtggtgtggatggggggggggggtgtgaatagtctgggtagccatttgtcTAGATGTTCAGCAGTGCATGGTTTGAAATCCCAGAAGAACAGTTTGCCTTCATTTTATTAAAGCGTTTCACAACACAGTGTCACAACGTATAACTAACATACAATGAAACAACATGGTACCATATTAGTTATGCTTTGTTCACGATTACAGCAAAAATAAACGTGTGTTGTTCTTTGGCCAGTGTTCTTTCTGTAGAAATGcacgcaaaaaaaaaaacatacctggaaaaataaaacaaattgacAAATATgtttatacattttattttttgctTAAGAACTGTGTAGGACTTATTTCACGATGCACGTTTGATATTACTCGACATTGAAATATTTACAAAAAGCTTTTGAAAAAGTAAGGGAgaaaaacagaaatataaacaaataaacacaccACGGTCCATTGTTTGTGGTCAATTTAACGTTTATTTAACtaaacaagtcagttaagaaactgTCAGTTATTTTACAAGGACGGTCTATTATCCAGGGTATGTGTCTCTTCTGATAGAGGAAAGACCAGCGCACAACGGGTTCTGAGAATAATTATCCAGTGTCTGTTGAAATCTGGATGAAGCTCAGAGGAAAGTATACCTTTAGACCAGGCCAAGAAAACAGCTGGCTTCTCCCTCAGCATCGATCTGTTTCCTCTGTGTATTACATTAAAGTGAGTGAGACCCGGGGGCGGTGTGGGAGGTGAGATTTGGCACCATCCCAGCTTTACTGACCTCAAAGCAGGACCTCAAAGCCACACTGGGCCCTCCATAACAAACAACCATCCCATGGGAAGACCGAGGGATAAAATGGGCAACAAGGAACAATGGATGACCTCCCCTCACCACCTCCTCTTCCCGCCTCACGGCCTTCTTTCCCCCTTTTTTTGTCATTCATTAGTCAGTCTTCAGAACAATGTTGGCTATTTTAGCTGCCGGTTGCCTGCTCACAGCCCAAGTCTGTGCAATGACTGATTGAATAAAGGGGGAAACCAcagccattcagagagtgaaagGCTGGGTGCTGGAATGGCATTACGGCAGCTGTCTGGCATGCTCTTATTCTCTAATGTCTATGGCTCCCAGTCAGCCTTATAACTAGCTATGGCAATACAACTTTACATATTCCATTCAGGGAATAAGAATAAACTAACTAGGTTATATAGGCACAAGATGATCTACAGTATATGAAATAACAATACTTATAGAAAGAGATGTTGTGGATGGACAAGCTATGTCTATCCCAGGAACACATGCCTAGTGCTATTAATAGAAGAATAGTTTCCTGACAAACAGCCAGGATGACCATATCTGATGCAAGAGGCTGAAAGTGCTTGGTCACTATGTCCGGCTGCGACCAGAGGCGCCATTTCAGCTGGGCCATTCTGGCTAACCTGGGGGGATGGGCTCAGCTGCAGGGCTGGTGAGTGTATGTGGATTTGACACAGGAGGGATGTAAAACTATACCAGATCTCTACAGGGAGTGTGTTTGCTCTCTTTCGACAACCATCTGTCATCCATTATTCCCATTCTGTTGATTTACTTCATGTGACGGAAGACCTGTAAAATCAGACGGAGGAAGGGGTGGCTCCTTAGCTGGCCTTCCTTTTCTCTGTTCTAAAGTTTCAACTGGCCCACCCCTTGAAAACAATGGGCTATAAGGAAAAGAAATGTTATACGTGCCATGTTGTAAACAGAATAGAAAGATATATTCAATCAGTGCAACCTGatgcatatacagtatgtactcgTTCTGTTAGACTCAAATAATTGTATGAATACATCACTAAGGACAAGTGCCACTTACCAAGGACAAACGACAAAGCACTTTAGACAGAGCTGCATCTGACAGGGTTTGGCTCCAGCTGCTATCTCACAACCACATCAGCTGCTCCAAAGAATGTGTGAATCATTCTCACAGAAAAAGGTCCCCTTATGATGAGATAAGGTCATGTCTGGCAATCAGCAACTGGGTAACAGAAATAATCACACACGTCCAGCCAATGACCTTGATTGCAATAGTGGAGCCACACCCTGGCTCATCGCTGGccacgtgacacacacacacacaacgtagcTTGCTCTCCGTAAATAGTGATAAAAGGATGATATACAAGTAGGTTGGtgtttattgtcatgagtcttgtcctggaggcagaactgagtgatttccccttaggccagctgcaaagtcaaaattggctaaaTTGTAATAATTAATGAAAACAACAATGATATTTTTGGTATTcatttagggttaggcattagggttagcagtgtggttaaggttaggtttcaaATCATATTGAATTACTTTGTATtacactctgcagagctgcctccagaataAGATTCATGACAAAAAACGCTAACCTGCAAGGTATACTGCCACAGACTGAGTGGTCTGGATTAGACATGATTATTAGTTGGCCATTGCCATTGGAGACAGAAGTGTGCGTCTGAGACATGTGTTCATGGGCcacacaggacagaacagctgcCACTTCCAGCTGACACTATGGTCAACTGTCTGGAGGAGGGAAATTACACCCCCACCACATCGCTCCAATCCTCTTGTCTCgttacttcatctctctctcattcagaaAATTGGGACTACACAGGGTCTTATTTATTAACTATTTGTTTACTGTGCAATTTAAATGTCCAATGATACATTTAGAAACTTAAATCTT of Oncorhynchus gorbuscha isolate QuinsamMale2020 ecotype Even-year linkage group LG15, OgorEven_v1.0, whole genome shotgun sequence contains these proteins:
- the LOC123997738 gene encoding nestin-like isoform X2; the encoded protein is MELHRLRHHHSHRTDDKLQMLNLNQRLETYLGRVRLLEEENKLLCQEIQALRGSGQGGRMGLEDKLSLARQEVEEVWREKDRVELELGSLGEELYVLGLQRQWEADAHGEVKKKLADSRKQMEEERRAQIWLGEKVSQLEKQIQFQIKTHQEDVAGFQATLIHVRPALPPPPPQTGTQLPSLQELGEEYSQMAVRAWHEAAMVFQGQVDSLDESLNQARTRLAQVGQEKNESQLKLHALENELQSAQDRRQCLERSVAKQRDMQRQEIQNLQAHLDVLEMEKGALGNQIDTLLTESRGLLQLKMSLGMEVATYRALLDNESLKGDFSSTNQLRSTYISDGVPSSRGVKQSFQTQLATSHMIRPISTIHRASPRSNVTLMSTSPIWTQNRVTLNETPESCRKTGEHIDFGVGSNHQVSCSTPFPKVPQDGISAHPFSPQDVHKEVNYAEPLSPPTEEAGADVVSWLGSDHKEQSMWDLEKEEEDQNIVRTWFAEEKPVLESAMSHRVETSFSMPTVFSTDAQELYSPSVSYERAGSVTGAHSAFSANDDNDVPFEMSFEKEEPLLDLPYGPMNASEERDLETAKKDAEWVGNEGLESETASVLEQAFETFTSSQAFEYGAGKSYNKPIEFNQEDNMSYESTQASHGSEEAFRHVKRLEEDVIHPPKEDENDMSNKHEEQLEDELHPYGYGKEDRERLGGFIKENDMTERIDKFNQEEMISYESAQASHWSEEVFHHVERVEEGDIHFTKVDDENDMSNKREEQHALNPNGEVKDAWDRVGGYNEENGIGERMYDWKEAKYHVKEEEMWNNRETKPNRSDQEYIPSNEEKLKQFEQEQIPSGGEKLNQSEQRYINSNGEKLNQSEQRYINSNGEKLNQSEQEQIPSGGEKLNQSEQRYINSNGEKLNQSEQEHIPSGGEKLNQSEQEQIPSGGEKLNQSEQEHIPSGGEKLNQSEQEQIPSGGEKLNQSEQEQIPSGGEKLNQSEQEQIPSGGEKLNQSEQEQIPSGGQKLNQSEQEHIPSGGEKLNQSEQEQIPSGGEKLNQSEQEQIPSGGEKLNQSEQEHIPSGGEKLNQSEQEQIPSGGEKLNQSEQEQIPSGGEKLNQSEQEHIPSGGEKLNQSEQEQIPSCGEKLNQSEQRYINSNGEKLNQSEQEHIPSGGEKLNQSEQEHIPSGGEKLNQSEQEQIPSGGEKLNQSEQEHIPSGGEKLNQSEQEQIPSGGEKLNQSEQEQIPSGGEKLNQSEQEQIPSGGEKLNISDNDKEDHDEANYCQNNSVSCRAELEGDSYAQDNTLADTHPLIRYKSDETDVNTQASHMGESDSSDGEEDREVCQTGTDTWGEGKSKQFDTMEDLCEESEGDVIDQERNMGSTHQEDMDASQTKEHATQENDEENAVDQLIQEAEEEQSYEELTEPGEYSMVCSDEDYNEERIDRLVEQELENLSISSYSEHFTGQMIESESVLSLQIESHTELNQTQDILYSEEVEQIHSERLNQSEQEYIPSGGEKRNLNAQEHIPSDGENLNQSEQEYIPSGGEKLNLYVQENIPSDGEKLNQSEPEYIISGGEKLNQSETEDITSGGETLDICEQEHISSDREKMNQSEQENIPLGGEKLNQSEPEYIISGGEKLSQSEQENIPSGGEKMNQSDPEYIPSCAEKLNQSEQECIPSGAEKLNQSEQECIPSGAEKQNQSEQECIPPGAEKQNQSEQERIPSGGEKLNQSEQERIPSGGEKLNQSEQECIPPGAEKLNQSEQERIPSGGEKLNQSEQECIPSGGEKLNQSEQERIPSGGEKLNQSEQERIPPGAEKQNQSEQECISSEVMYSVHSRILMTPEHTSVREGSVEISKAEYLAQGKVFSGGLGTEAVPDKIEGQDDQNLYMSTHADFTESHSIYSSLNSRPESQTDMNNLDIEESNSTDDESPNASQYLQPVTKANLTADQEDLLDVAVSHYEDCNTLIKHSAEEVTSYQASNECLQTDEWEVLESPNKHLESGDPFAGHKRDSERSSKTDSEGRDLHSFLSSGVQNNFWGSNLETGAPYQPDEPYDHVTDLPNQNLALANNLSWVDLENPQATNWNTKMDSDTPKASTLEEEDKQMPSQVKQLVCKDVVEGVNVTSEGSEDGDSWSSGEE
- the LOC123997738 gene encoding nestin-like isoform X1; this encodes MELHRLRHHHSHRTDDKLQMLNLNQRLETYLGRVRLLEEENKLLCQEIQALRGSGQGGRMGLEDKLSLARQEVEEVWREKDRVELELGSLGEELYVLGLQRQWEADAHGEVKKKLADSRKQMEEERRAQIWLGEKVSQLEKQIQFQIKTHQEDVAGFQATLIHVRPALPPPPPQTGTQLPSLQELGEEYSQMAVRAWHEAAMVFQGQVDSLDESLNQARTRLAQVGQEKNESQLKLHALENELQSAQDRRQCLERSVAKQRDMQRQEIQNLQAHLDVLEMEKGALGNQIDTLLTESRGLLQLKMSLGMEVATYRALLDNESLKGDFSSTNQLRSTYISDGVPSSRGVKQSFQTQLATSHMIRPISTIHRASPRSNVTLMSTSPIWTQNRVTLNETPESCRKTGEHIDFGVGSNHQVSCSTPFPKVPQDGISAHPFSPQDVHKEVNYAEPLSPPTEEAGADVVSWLGSDHKEQSMWDLEKEEEDQNIVRTWFAEEKPVLESAMSHRVETSFSMPTVFSTDAQELYSPSVSYERAGSVTGAHSAFSANDDNDVPFEMSFEKEEPLLDLPYGPMNASEERDLETAKKDAEWVGNEGLESETASVLEQAFETFTSSQAFEYGAGKSYNKPIEFNQEDNMSYESTQASHGSEEAFRHVKRLEEDVIHPPKEDENDMSNKHEEQLEDELHPYGYGKEDRERLGGFIKENDMTERIDKFNQEEMISYESAQASHWSEEVFHHVERVEEGDIHFTKVDDENDMSNKREEQHALNPNGEVKDAWDRVGGYNEENGIGERMYDWKEAKYHVKEEEMWNNRETKPNRSDQEYIPSNEEKLKQFEQEQIPSGGEKLNQSEQRYINSNGEKLNQSEQRYINSNGEKLNQSEQEQIPSGGEKLNQSEQRYINSNGEKLNQSEQEHIPSGGEKLNQSEQEQIPSGGEKLNQSEQEHIPSGGEKLNQSEQEQIPSGGEKLNQSEQEQIPSGGEKLNQSEQEQIPSGGEKLNQSEQEQIPSGGQKLNQSEQEHIPSGGEKLNQSEQEQIPSGGEKLNQSEQEQIPSGGEKLNQSEQEHIPSGGEKLNQSEQEQIPSGGEKLNQSEQEQIPSGGEKLNQSEQEHIPSGGEKLNQSEQEQIPSCGEKLNQSEQRYINSNGEKLNQSEQEHIPSGGEKLNQSEQEHIPSGGEKLNQSEQEQIPSGGEKLNQSEQEHIPSGGEKLNQSEQEQIPSGGEKLNQSEQEQIPSGGEKLNQSEQEQIPSGGEKLNISDNDKEDHDEANYCQNNSVSCRAELEGDSYAQDNTLADTHPLIRYKSDETDVNTQASHMGESDSSDGEEDREVCQTGTDTWGEGKSKQFDTMEDLCEESEGDVIDQERNMGSTHQEDMDASQTKEHATQENDEENAVDQLIQEAEEEQSYEELTEPGEYSMVCSDEDYNEERIDRLVEQELENLSISSYSEHFTGQMIESESVLSLQIESHTELNQTQDILYSEEVEQIHSERLNQSEQEYIPSGGEKRNLNAQEHIPSDGENLNQSEQEYIPSGGEKLNLYVQENIPSDGEKLNQSEPEYIISGGEKLNQSETEDITSGGETLDICEQEHISSDREKMNQSEQENIPLGGETLDICEQEHISSDREKMNQSEQEDITSGGEKLNQSEPEYIISGGEKLSQSEQENIPSGGEKMNQSDPEYIPSCAEKLNQSEQECIPSGAEKLNQSEQECIPSGAEKQNQSEQECIPPGAEKQNQSEQERIPSGGEKLNQSEQERIPSGGEKLNQSEQECIPPGAEKLNQSEQERIPSGGEKLNQSEQECIPSGGEKLNQSEQERIPSGGEKLNQSEQERIPPGAEKQNQSEQECISSEVMYSVHSRILMTPEHTSVREGSVEISKAEYLAQGKVFSGGLGTEAVPDKIEGQDDQNLYMSTHADFTESHSIYSSLNSRPESQTDMNNLDIEESNSTDDESPNASQYLQPVTKANLTADQEDLLDVAVSHYEDCNTLIKHSAEEVTSYQASNECLQTDEWEVLESPNKHLESGDPFAGHKRDSERSSKTDSEGRDLHSFLSSGVQNNFWGSNLETGAPYQPDEPYDHVTDLPNQNLALANNLSWVDLENPQATNWNTKMDSDTPKASTLEEEDKQMPSQVKQLVCKDVVEGVNVTSEGSEDGDSWSSGEE